The sequence below is a genomic window from Brevibacillus agri.
AACCGGACGCTGGCCGTGGCGATCCAGACGACGATCAACATTATCCAGACCATTCCGTCCATTTCCATGCTGTTGATTATCATGATTTTCCTCGGCCTGGGCTATGACACGGCCATCGTCGCCCTGGCGCTGTACTCGATGCTGCCGATCATCGCCAACACGTACGCGGGACTGACTGGCGTGGACAAAAACATGATCGAGGCGGGAACAGGCATGGGCATGACGTCCGGCCAGCTCTTGCGCATGGTCATGATCCCGCTGGCGATGCCGATTATTTTGGCGGGAGTGCGGGTAGCGGCCGTTGTAGCGATCGGGGCGGCCACGATGGCGACGTTTGTCGGCGCGGGCGGTCTGGGCGAAATGATCTTGCGCGGCATCTCCACGACTGACGATCAAAAAATTTTGGCCGGGGCCATACCAGCCGCGCTGCTCGTCATCCTCGTCGACTTGCTGCTCGGGCTTGTCGAGAAAAAATCGAGCTTCCGCCTGCGCGCAGCGAAAAACAAATAGGAAGGGGCGAGCAAACGATGAGAAAACTGGTGTGCATCGGCGACAGCTTTACGGAAGGGCTGGGCGTGCCGAAAACGGCGGCCTGGCCCGCGCTCCTGCAGCGCGAACTGGGGGTGGAGGTCATCAACAAAGGCATTTCGGGGGACACGACAGGGGGAATGCTCGGCCGGTTCACCCACGATGTCGTTTGGCAAAACCCTTCGCATGCGCTCATCATCGGCGGCGGCAACGATTTGTGGTGGGATGTCAGCGAAAATGCGCTGCTCGCCAATATGTACGCCATGGTCAAGCAAGCGCTGCACCACGGCATCGTGCCGATCATGGGCGCGTCCGGCTCCGGCTTCGACCCGGGCCAGGTAGACGGCGAGCAGGTCTGGGAGCCTGTAGCCGGCTATGGCACGCTGTTGCGGCGCGGCAAGGAATACGCGGCGGCGCTGGAAGAGATGGCGAAAAAAAGCGGCCTGTTGTTCCTGAGCTTTCAGGGCATTTTCCACGACGAGCGGGGCGAGGTCGACCAGACGTACTTTGCGGGCATAGACGGACTGCATCCAAATCAAGCGGGGCATGCGAAAATCGCCGGAGCGGCCGCTTCGTTTTTACGGGAAGTGATCGTATGAAAAAAACGTGGCAGATCGCAGTGATTGCAGGAGACGGCATCGGGCCGGAGGTGCTTCGGGAAGGGATCAAGGTGCTGGACACGGCGGCGCGGCTCGACGGCAGCTTCGAGCTGCAATTTCACGATTTTCCATGGGGCTGC
It includes:
- a CDS encoding GDSL-type esterase/lipase family protein — encoded protein: MRKLVCIGDSFTEGLGVPKTAAWPALLQRELGVEVINKGISGDTTGGMLGRFTHDVVWQNPSHALIIGGGNDLWWDVSENALLANMYAMVKQALHHGIVPIMGASGSGFDPGQVDGEQVWEPVAGYGTLLRRGKEYAAALEEMAKKSGLLFLSFQGIFHDERGEVDQTYFAGIDGLHPNQAGHAKIAGAAASFLREVIV
- a CDS encoding ABC transporter permease produces the protein MDSILDIIGVMNKYSEQILELTGEHLFMSISAIVIAIALGLPLAILMTKNRTLAVAIQTTINIIQTIPSISMLLIIMIFLGLGYDTAIVALALYSMLPIIANTYAGLTGVDKNMIEAGTGMGMTSGQLLRMVMIPLAMPIILAGVRVAAVVAIGAATMATFVGAGGLGEMILRGISTTDDQKILAGAIPAALLVILVDLLLGLVEKKSSFRLRAAKNK